The Maylandia zebra isolate NMK-2024a linkage group LG7, Mzebra_GT3a, whole genome shotgun sequence genome contains a region encoding:
- the aplnr2 gene encoding apelin receptor 2: protein MSEPAYLASPAPTNPPLCDYSDWSPSFFIIPSVYLLAFLVGCPGNSLVLWAYLDRVKGRRRRDRKPAEDGQFCCSNIFRSSQQHINNTGKFQSSNCGFSSRQSYRTSSHSSTSSSCSPSISRPSCSLTDSLIASLALADLCFLVTLPLWAVYTAMGYHWPFGQPLCQISSFLTALNMYASVFSLSMLSVERYWVLTRHRHSSHHAPRSCPSKALWILGGMWVLAGILALPGLLLRSVREVELDPEYEDDWQLEPADSRSVFLSCQMDYSMLTGAELEEEEKNRTEMWWAAALSIKSTLIGFLLPFVILLVCYCSLVQLLSRHFGRGPRPDRRRQRRLLRVIVTLVMAFFLCWLPLHVNKTVSLLLEFGFVPYSCSLDQILLAAHPYVTCLAYLNSCLNPLLYAACDPSFRKRCKGAFLVLCRMKRKGAKGKEEHEAEGVEEKGEQSSAFPMRTQEETADRTEEEQEGGVREMGVATPEELKKSRYQGAMFSDN from the coding sequence ATGTCAGAACCAGCTTATCTCGCCTCCCCTGCTCCTACCAACCCCCCTCTCTGTGACTACAGTGACTGGTCTCCCTCGTTTTTCATCATCCCATCTGTCTACCTGCTAGCATTTCTGGTTGGTTGTCCTGGCAACAGCCTGGTGCTTTGGGCCTACCTGGACCGAGTGAaggggaggaggagaagggaCCGAAAGCCAGCAGAAGATGGCCAGTTCTGCTGCAGCAACATTTTTAGAAGCAGTCAGCAGCACATTAACAACACTGGCAAATTTCAAAGTTCAAACTGTGGATTTTCCTCCAGGCAAAGCTACAGAACATCCTCCCATTCCTCCACCTCatcctcttgctctccctccatctccCGTCCCTCTTGCTCGCTGACTGACTCTCTGATTGCCAGTTTAGCTTTAGCTGACCTTTGTTTCCTTGTGACTCTTCCTCTTTGGGCCGTCTACACAGCGATGGGCTACCACTGGCCTTTTGGGCAACCTCTCTGCCAGATTAGCAGCTTCCTCACAGCTCTGAACATGTATGCCAGCGTGTTCAGCCTGAGCATGCTAAGTGTGGAGCGCTACTGGGTTCTGACTAGGCACCGGCACTCCAGCCACCATGCACCAAGGAGCTGCCCCAGCAAGGCTTTGTGGATACTTGGAGGGATGTGGGTGCTGGCGGGAATACTGGCACTTCCCGGTTTGCTGCTGCGCTCTGTCCGGGAGGTGGAGCTTGACCCTGAATATGAGGatgactggcagctggaacCCGCTGATTCCAGGTCTGTCTTCCTTTCTTGCCAGATGGATTACTCCATGCTGACTGGAGCAGAgctggaggaggaagaaaaaaacaggacaGAGATGTGGTGGGCTGCTGCATTAAGTATTAAATCAACTCTTATTGGCTTCCTGCTTCCTTTTGTCATCTTATTGGTCTGCTACTGCTCATTGGTCCAACTACTCAGCAGACATTTCGGACGGGGCCCTCGTCCTGACCGTAGACGGCAGCGCAGACTCCTCAGGGTCATTGTCACGTTAGTGATGGCATTCTTCCTGTGCTGGCTGCCTCTCCATGTCAATAAAACTGTGTCCCTGCTGCTTGAGTTTGGATTTGTCCCATACTCCTGCTCTTTAGATCAGATATTATTGGCTGCTCATCCATATGTCACCTGTTTAGCCTACCTCAACTCCTGCCTGAACCCTCTCCTCTACGCTGCCTGTGACCCATCATTTAGGAAGAGATGCAAAGGAGCTTTCCTCGTGTTGTGCAGGATGAAAAGAAAAGGAGCAAAGGGAAAGGAAGAGCACGAAGCTGAAGGAGTTGAAGAGAAAGGGGAGCAGAGCTCAGCTTTTCCCATGAGGACACAGGAAGAAA